A section of the Mesorhizobium loti genome encodes:
- the proC gene encoding pyrroline-5-carboxylate reductase — protein MTIRLVLAGCGNMGYAMLAGWLKSGKLAPSAVFVVEPNADLRQRAAALGCGTAGDAGALPADAVPDLVVIAVKPQVIRDVTADYKRLGDGRTTFVSIAAGTPVATFEGILGNRAPIVRCMPNTPASIGKGMMVVFSNQLVSDDTKRFVADLLSASGEVATIDDEGLMDAVTAVSGSGPAYIFHFIEALTVAAEKAGLPPATAKLLAMQTVYGAASLAAESQEEPGVLRQQVTSPNGTTAAALGVLMGDDRLTNLLTEAVEAARLRSIELGK, from the coding sequence ATGACGATCAGGCTTGTTCTCGCCGGCTGCGGCAATATGGGTTACGCCATGCTCGCGGGCTGGCTGAAATCCGGCAAGCTTGCGCCGTCGGCGGTTTTCGTCGTCGAACCCAACGCCGATCTTCGCCAACGCGCCGCCGCACTCGGTTGCGGCACGGCTGGAGATGCCGGCGCTCTTCCAGCCGACGCAGTGCCTGATCTGGTCGTCATCGCGGTGAAGCCGCAAGTGATCCGCGACGTCACCGCCGACTACAAGCGCCTTGGCGACGGGCGCACCACGTTCGTCAGCATCGCCGCCGGCACGCCAGTGGCGACCTTCGAAGGAATCCTGGGAAACCGCGCGCCGATCGTGCGCTGCATGCCCAACACGCCTGCTTCGATCGGCAAGGGCATGATGGTGGTGTTCTCCAATCAACTGGTTTCCGACGACACCAAGCGTTTCGTCGCCGACCTGCTGTCGGCCAGCGGCGAAGTCGCGACCATCGACGACGAGGGCCTGATGGATGCCGTGACCGCCGTGTCGGGATCGGGGCCGGCCTATATCTTCCACTTCATCGAAGCGCTTACGGTGGCCGCGGAGAAGGCGGGCCTGCCGCCGGCAACCGCCAAGCTGCTCGCGATGCAGACAGTCTATGGCGCTGCCTCGCTTGCCGCCGAAAGCCAGGAGGAGCCAGGCGTGCTGCGCCAGCAGGTGACCAGCCCGAACGGCACGACGGCGGCCGCCCTTGGCGTGCTGATGGGCGACGACCGGCTAACCAATCTGCTCACCGAAGCGGTTGAGGCGGCGCGGCTGCGGTCAATCGAGTTGGGGAAGTAA
- a CDS encoding glycosyltransferase yields the protein MHLLFVTSIVPDGALASGYEIANAAIIAALRRAGARVTVIGFIWPGKAASDPENTVVLGAVDVRTESASALKKLSWVGKAMLSGLTFSSVKLRAVSDRDVRAAIERAGPFDGYVLNSVQFAGAFEKLLEDRPSLFVAHNVEHLSARENAAAAGGLFQRLLFRREARLLKIVEERLCRRARFVFTLAEEDRAALGVATDNRSAVLPLVTGASAPALKGPRRIECDAALIGTWTWQPNRIGLDWFLAKVVPHLRPDFRIRIAGHMPSGVTSVHPGVEFVGRVPDARAFVSGAAVIPLISTAGSGVQLKTIETFELGLPSVATGRSLRGIDHRPDNCVVTDDPVAFARSLEAAAADIRDVDGSAFHRRQVKALDTAIQLGLEKLGAVRREVFA from the coding sequence ATGCATCTGCTGTTCGTCACATCGATCGTGCCCGACGGTGCTCTCGCCTCGGGCTACGAGATCGCCAATGCCGCGATCATCGCCGCCTTGCGGCGGGCTGGCGCGCGCGTCACGGTCATCGGCTTCATTTGGCCCGGGAAAGCCGCTTCCGATCCTGAAAACACCGTGGTGCTGGGTGCGGTCGACGTTCGCACGGAAAGCGCCTCGGCACTGAAAAAGCTCAGCTGGGTCGGCAAGGCGATGCTGTCAGGCCTGACCTTCTCATCGGTCAAGTTGCGCGCGGTGTCCGACCGCGATGTTCGGGCCGCCATCGAACGGGCCGGTCCGTTCGATGGCTATGTGCTGAACTCCGTGCAGTTCGCCGGTGCCTTCGAAAAGCTTCTGGAAGACCGGCCTTCGCTCTTCGTCGCCCACAATGTCGAGCATCTCTCGGCGCGGGAGAATGCGGCCGCCGCCGGCGGCCTTTTCCAGCGCCTGCTGTTTCGCCGCGAGGCAAGGCTGCTCAAGATCGTCGAAGAGCGTCTCTGCCGCCGCGCGCGCTTCGTCTTCACGCTGGCCGAGGAAGACCGCGCTGCACTCGGCGTCGCCACCGATAACCGCTCGGCGGTGCTGCCGCTGGTGACCGGCGCCAGCGCGCCCGCGCTGAAAGGCCCGCGCCGGATCGAGTGCGACGCCGCCTTGATCGGCACCTGGACCTGGCAGCCGAACCGCATCGGCCTCGACTGGTTCCTGGCCAAGGTGGTGCCGCATCTGCGGCCGGATTTCCGCATCCGCATCGCCGGCCACATGCCTTCCGGTGTGACCTCGGTGCATCCTGGTGTCGAGTTTGTCGGCCGTGTCCCGGATGCAAGGGCGTTCGTAAGCGGCGCGGCTGTCATCCCGCTGATCAGCACCGCCGGCAGCGGCGTACAACTGAAGACCATCGAAACCTTCGAACTCGGTCTGCCGTCGGTCGCCACCGGCCGCTCGCTGCGCGGCATCGACCATCGTCCCGACAATTGCGTCGTCACCGACGATCCAGTCGCTTTCGCCAGGTCGCTGGAGGCTGCCGCGGCCGACATCCGGGACGTCGACGGCAGCGCATTCCATCGCCGGCAGGTCAAGGCGCTCGATACCGCCATCCAACTCGGCCTGGAAAAGCTGGGGGCAGTCAGGCGGGAGGTGTTTGCATGA
- a CDS encoding multicopper oxidase family protein, protein MTVFTRRGLLKTAAVAGAGGVGLSAIGRFGSWAAASPEPVVLQTAKIQASLMDVGPTNNVLTYGSAGMPPVLRMKKGEPFAARLVNAIDDPTTIHWHGIRLPNKMDGVPFLVQPYVYTGDHFDYAFAPPDAGTFWYHPHCNTLEQMGHGLTGVIVVENPNDPKFDAEFVLNLRDWRLGDDGQFIDQFRPRDAARTGTYGTVRTANWLDQPQYDAPAGGLVRLRVAISDVTRIYAFRVDGAEAIVMALDGNPVPRRFSPDALLLGPGQRMELAIRMPDDEGAVVSLRDVRGTKPKVLATLRAVGRSLKRAIGDVAPLEVNPVAEVDLTAAQHISLALSATAENIPSDSICGSLGYGFWAINKVPWPGDTPDPTAPLAELKLGKSYVIDMENLTPQSHPMHLHGMSFKVLSSSTRQVQPLISDTYLIQPNEKVQLGFVADNPGDWLLHCHIIEHQKSGMTSYVRVA, encoded by the coding sequence ATGACCGTATTCACACGCCGCGGGCTTCTGAAAACGGCAGCGGTTGCTGGCGCCGGTGGGGTCGGACTCTCGGCCATCGGCAGGTTTGGCAGCTGGGCCGCGGCCAGTCCTGAACCGGTGGTGCTGCAGACGGCGAAAATCCAGGCCAGCCTGATGGACGTCGGCCCGACCAACAATGTGCTGACCTATGGCAGCGCCGGAATGCCGCCGGTACTGAGGATGAAGAAGGGCGAACCCTTCGCCGCTCGCCTGGTCAACGCCATCGACGATCCGACGACAATCCATTGGCACGGCATTCGCCTGCCGAACAAGATGGATGGCGTGCCCTTCCTGGTGCAGCCCTATGTCTATACCGGCGATCATTTCGACTACGCCTTCGCCCCGCCCGATGCCGGCACATTCTGGTATCACCCGCATTGCAACACGCTGGAGCAGATGGGCCACGGCCTGACCGGCGTGATCGTGGTCGAGAATCCGAACGACCCGAAATTCGACGCCGAATTCGTCCTCAATCTGCGCGATTGGCGTCTTGGCGACGACGGCCAGTTCATCGACCAGTTCCGGCCGCGCGATGCCGCCAGGACCGGCACCTACGGCACGGTGCGCACCGCCAACTGGCTCGATCAGCCGCAATATGACGCGCCGGCTGGCGGGCTCGTGCGTCTGCGGGTGGCGATATCAGATGTTACCCGCATCTACGCCTTTCGGGTCGACGGCGCCGAGGCGATCGTGATGGCGCTCGACGGCAATCCGGTGCCGCGGCGTTTTTCGCCCGATGCCTTGCTGCTGGGGCCGGGCCAGCGCATGGAGCTAGCCATCCGCATGCCGGATGATGAGGGCGCGGTCGTCAGCCTGCGAGACGTCAGGGGCACCAAGCCCAAGGTGCTCGCCACCTTGCGCGCGGTCGGCCGCTCGCTGAAGCGCGCCATTGGTGATGTTGCGCCGCTGGAGGTCAATCCGGTGGCTGAGGTGGACCTCACCGCCGCCCAGCATATTTCGCTGGCGCTCAGCGCCACGGCCGAAAACATCCCGAGCGATAGCATATGCGGTTCGCTCGGCTATGGTTTCTGGGCCATCAACAAGGTGCCGTGGCCGGGCGATACGCCGGACCCGACCGCGCCCCTGGCCGAACTGAAGCTCGGCAAGAGCTATGTCATCGACATGGAGAACCTGACGCCGCAGTCGCATCCGATGCATCTGCACGGCATGAGCTTCAAGGTGCTGTCGTCCTCGACACGGCAAGTGCAGCCGCTGATTTCCGACACCTATCTCATCCAGCCCAACGAGAAGGTTCAGCTCGGCTTTGTCGCCGACAATCCGGGCGACTGGCTGCTGCACTGCCACATCATCGAGCACCAGAAATCGGGCATGACGAGCTACGTCAGGGTGGCCTGA
- a CDS encoding glycosyltransferase family 2 protein: protein MIPLPSDGSVSIAGRSPRLDVEAVEAVVTLPTFKRPEQVLETLASLRAQRTGRRFAVIVMENEAEARDGAKAVLPLFESGEIPGMVIIAHERGNCSAYNAGWQTAILHFPNFRHLLVIDDDEIADPHWLERMCLAAETLGADIVGGPQVPVFADPAHAKWAEHPVFAPPYRETGRVAALYSSGNLLVGRNVLIAMGPPFLDLRFNFMGGGDSDFLSRSAQRGFVLGWCAEAKVRETVPARRIEADWIRARSLRNGVISTLVEKKKRAGTPLAGVKVFAKSLALLAASPFRGLIRLARTGSPAIAVYPIHVALGRVLAEFGYANEQYRQPEKN from the coding sequence ATGATCCCTTTGCCATCGGATGGTTCGGTATCGATCGCTGGACGGTCTCCCCGGCTTGACGTGGAGGCTGTCGAAGCGGTGGTCACCTTGCCGACCTTCAAGCGGCCCGAACAGGTGCTGGAGACGCTGGCTTCGCTCCGCGCCCAGCGGACCGGCAGGCGCTTTGCGGTCATCGTCATGGAGAATGAAGCCGAGGCGCGTGACGGCGCCAAGGCGGTGCTGCCGCTGTTCGAGAGCGGCGAGATACCGGGCATGGTCATCATCGCGCATGAGCGCGGCAATTGCAGTGCCTACAATGCGGGCTGGCAGACGGCGATCCTGCACTTCCCGAACTTCAGGCACCTGCTGGTCATAGACGATGACGAGATCGCCGATCCGCATTGGCTGGAACGCATGTGCCTGGCCGCCGAGACGCTCGGCGCCGATATTGTCGGCGGCCCGCAGGTGCCTGTCTTCGCCGACCCCGCCCACGCGAAATGGGCCGAACATCCTGTCTTCGCGCCACCTTACCGGGAGACGGGACGCGTGGCGGCGCTCTATTCGTCGGGCAATCTCCTGGTCGGTCGCAACGTGCTGATCGCCATGGGGCCGCCCTTCCTCGATCTCAGGTTCAACTTCATGGGCGGCGGCGATTCCGACTTCCTCAGCCGATCGGCCCAAAGGGGCTTCGTGCTCGGCTGGTGCGCCGAGGCAAAGGTGCGCGAAACCGTTCCGGCACGGCGTATCGAAGCCGACTGGATCCGGGCCCGCAGCCTGCGCAACGGCGTGATCTCGACATTGGTCGAGAAGAAGAAGCGCGCCGGCACGCCGCTGGCCGGCGTCAAGGTATTCGCGAAGAGCCTGGCACTGCTTGCCGCTTCGCCGTTTCGCGGCCTGATCCGGCTGGCGCGGACCGGATCGCCGGCGATCGCCGTCTACCCCATCCATGTGGCGCTCGGCCGCGTGCTGGCCGAATTTGGATATGCCAATGAGCAGTATCGCCAGCCCGAGAAAAACTGA
- a CDS encoding PTS sugar transporter subunit IIA: MFDSLMQLLDPEAIVLGSDASTNEEIIRVLAERLESLGYVKSSYADAVVRREMTIPTGLPLERADNVAVPHTDPEHVLKPGIAMGTLRKPVTFANMEDPDEKLPVGFVFLLAINDKDKQIEALQSVMATIQNPEALDGLRSARTLDDVRAVLG, from the coding sequence ATGTTCGACAGCCTCATGCAGCTTCTGGATCCCGAAGCGATCGTGCTCGGATCGGATGCCTCGACCAACGAGGAGATCATCCGCGTCCTGGCCGAACGGCTCGAGAGCCTTGGCTATGTCAAAAGCTCCTATGCCGATGCGGTCGTGCGCCGCGAAATGACCATCCCGACGGGGCTGCCGCTGGAGCGCGCCGACAATGTCGCGGTGCCGCATACCGATCCCGAACATGTACTGAAGCCCGGCATCGCGATGGGCACGCTGAGAAAGCCGGTGACGTTCGCCAACATGGAAGATCCCGACGAGAAGCTGCCGGTCGGCTTTGTCTTCCTGCTTGCCATCAATGACAAGGACAAGCAGATTGAAGCGCTGCAGTCCGTCATGGCCACCATCCAGAATCCAGAGGCATTGGACGGCTTGAGGTCCGCCAGGACGCTTGACGACGTACGTGCCGTGCTCGGCTGA
- a CDS encoding O-antigen ligase family protein, whose product MSSIASPRKTERAPLSDAFTRDGVATAVAALLFTVIMVSFRPFQPAGAELTGEGGDIVNQLGFGSLGAISIFSLMAFADPRIVRSLLSPSWILMLGFFFLSVVLATDPPSAMRAASFTMIGILTMATILALPRDAESFSKVIIFTAVVVMGLSYLGLIVFPHEALHTADSQEPEHAGLWRGVFTHKNIAGPIMACFSFAGLYLYRRGQRWWGAGIFCAAMIFMLHTGSKTTAGLVPFSILIVVLPSLMGMRLGTPILFALAIIATAVGTLGIVFLPPVKHLAAIYFPDMTYTGRTTLWEFAGSMLAKKPWTGYGYESFWGTPLLLNQDQPFDRPWDIRTIVHGHDGYLDIAVLMGVPALCVAVYTFLIAPLRDYMRIPLRKENIYLGDFFMMVVLFTALNAFLESFFFHRGDPVWLFFVLGVLGLRQVSLRPIAVRKPARPV is encoded by the coding sequence ATGAGCAGTATCGCCAGCCCGAGAAAAACTGAGCGCGCCCCGCTCAGCGACGCGTTCACGCGCGACGGCGTCGCGACCGCGGTCGCCGCGCTCCTGTTCACCGTCATCATGGTATCCTTCCGGCCGTTCCAGCCGGCCGGCGCCGAACTCACCGGCGAGGGCGGCGACATCGTCAACCAGCTCGGCTTTGGTTCGCTCGGCGCCATTTCGATCTTCTCGTTGATGGCTTTCGCCGATCCCCGCATCGTGCGCTCGCTGCTCAGCCCGTCCTGGATACTGATGCTGGGTTTCTTCTTCCTGTCGGTGGTGCTGGCGACCGACCCGCCCTCGGCCATGCGCGCGGCTTCCTTCACCATGATCGGCATCCTGACCATGGCAACGATCCTGGCGCTGCCGCGTGATGCCGAATCCTTCTCCAAAGTCATCATCTTCACCGCCGTCGTGGTCATGGGCCTTTCCTATCTCGGCCTGATCGTCTTTCCGCATGAAGCGCTGCACACGGCCGACTCGCAGGAGCCGGAACATGCCGGCCTGTGGCGCGGCGTTTTCACCCACAAGAACATCGCCGGCCCGATCATGGCCTGCTTCAGTTTCGCCGGCCTTTACCTCTACCGGCGCGGACAGCGCTGGTGGGGCGCGGGCATCTTCTGCGCTGCGATGATCTTCATGCTGCACACCGGCTCCAAGACGACCGCCGGGCTGGTGCCGTTCTCGATCCTGATCGTGGTGCTGCCGAGCCTGATGGGCATGCGGCTCGGTACGCCGATCCTGTTTGCGCTGGCGATCATCGCGACGGCGGTCGGCACGCTGGGCATTGTCTTCCTGCCGCCGGTGAAACATCTGGCGGCGATCTATTTCCCCGACATGACCTATACCGGCCGCACGACGCTGTGGGAGTTCGCCGGCTCGATGCTGGCGAAGAAGCCGTGGACCGGCTACGGCTATGAGAGCTTCTGGGGCACGCCGCTGCTGCTCAACCAAGATCAGCCCTTCGATCGTCCCTGGGACATCAGAACGATTGTGCACGGCCATGACGGCTATCTCGACATCGCCGTGCTGATGGGCGTTCCGGCGCTTTGCGTGGCGGTCTACACCTTTCTCATCGCGCCGCTGCGTGACTACATGCGCATTCCGCTGCGCAAGGAAAACATCTATCTCGGCGACTTCTTCATGATGGTGGTGCTGTTCACCGCGCTGAACGCCTTCCTGGAAAGCTTCTTTTTCCATCGCGGCGATCCGGTCTGGCTGTTCTTCGTGCTTGGCGTGCTTGGCCTGAGGCAAGTGTCGCTGCGTCCGATCGCGGTGCGCAAGCCTGCCCGCCCAGTCTGA
- a CDS encoding PTS sugar transporter subunit IIB — protein MSRQKTILFACGTGIATSTAVNVAVTEAMKKRGLTFNAQQAKATEVPGLADSVDFIVATTPISASVTKPVIKGLAFLTGIGKDKVLDEIEAQLRK, from the coding sequence ATGTCCAGACAAAAAACTATTCTCTTTGCCTGCGGCACGGGCATCGCGACATCGACGGCGGTCAATGTCGCGGTCACCGAGGCCATGAAGAAGCGCGGCCTGACCTTCAACGCGCAACAGGCGAAAGCCACCGAAGTGCCGGGGCTGGCCGACAGCGTCGACTTCATTGTCGCCACCACCCCGATCTCGGCTTCGGTGACCAAGCCGGTCATCAAGGGCCTCGCCTTCCTCACCGGCATCGGCAAGGACAAGGTGCTCGACGAGATCGAGGCGCAACTGCGCAAGTAG
- a CDS encoding NAD(P)H-dependent oxidoreductase: MTNVALTGLARDLAQRAAEGRPVRIGVIGSGEMGTDLVTQGMLMPGISVCAVSTRRPHTAREAIRIAYGDEAMAVEADSASKVTGAIESGRIAITSNEMLVTNPLIDVVIDATGKPGVAADFDLMAMEHGKHLVMMNVEADVTIGCYLKQQADRLGVVYSVGAGDEPSSCMELIEFASALGLTIISAGKGKNNPLNRDAVPDDYREEAIRRNMNPRMLVEFVDGSKTMVEMCAIANATGLVPDVPGMHGPKADRDDLVKVLIPREDGGLLTKKGVVDYTIGKGVAPGVFVIVEATHPRIIERMDDLHIGHGPYYSLFRPYHLTSLEVPLTAARIMLFGKPDMVPLPRPVAEVCAVAKRDLAAGEIFDAIGETCYRSWTMTVEDARAQRALPVGLLEGGRVLKPVRKGELLTADNAVPDPTTRLFALRRLQDEMLYGAT; encoded by the coding sequence ATGACCAATGTCGCCTTGACCGGCCTTGCCCGCGATCTCGCCCAGCGTGCCGCCGAGGGCCGCCCGGTGCGCATCGGCGTCATCGGTTCGGGCGAAATGGGTACCGATCTGGTCACGCAAGGCATGCTGATGCCGGGCATTTCGGTCTGCGCCGTCTCCACGCGGCGTCCGCACACCGCGCGCGAGGCCATTCGCATCGCCTATGGCGATGAAGCGATGGCGGTCGAAGCCGACTCCGCGTCGAAAGTCACCGGCGCCATCGAGAGTGGCAGGATCGCCATCACGTCCAACGAGATGCTGGTCACCAATCCGCTCATCGACGTCGTCATCGACGCCACCGGCAAGCCGGGCGTCGCCGCCGATTTCGACCTGATGGCGATGGAGCATGGCAAGCATCTGGTGATGATGAATGTCGAGGCCGACGTCACCATCGGCTGTTACCTCAAGCAGCAGGCCGACCGGCTTGGCGTGGTCTATTCGGTCGGCGCCGGCGACGAGCCGTCGAGTTGCATGGAACTGATCGAGTTTGCTTCCGCGCTCGGCCTGACCATCATCTCGGCCGGCAAGGGCAAGAACAACCCGCTCAATCGTGACGCCGTGCCCGACGACTATCGCGAGGAAGCGATCCGCCGCAACATGAACCCGCGCATGCTGGTCGAGTTCGTCGACGGTTCCAAGACCATGGTCGAGATGTGCGCAATCGCCAACGCCACCGGCCTGGTGCCCGATGTGCCGGGCATGCATGGCCCGAAAGCCGACCGCGACGATCTCGTCAAGGTGCTGATCCCGCGCGAGGACGGCGGGCTGCTCACGAAAAAGGGCGTCGTCGACTATACCATCGGCAAGGGCGTCGCGCCCGGCGTCTTCGTCATCGTCGAGGCGACCCATCCGCGCATCATCGAGCGCATGGACGATTTGCATATCGGCCACGGTCCCTATTACAGCCTGTTCAGGCCCTATCATCTGACGTCACTGGAAGTGCCGCTGACCGCCGCCCGCATCATGCTTTTCGGCAAGCCCGACATGGTGCCGTTGCCAAGGCCCGTCGCCGAAGTCTGCGCCGTCGCCAAGCGGGATTTGGCCGCCGGCGAGATTTTCGATGCGATCGGCGAGACCTGCTATCGCTCCTGGACGATGACGGTCGAGGATGCTCGTGCCCAGCGCGCCCTGCCGGTCGGCCTGCTCGAGGGTGGCAGGGTGCTGAAGCCGGTCAGGAAAGGCGAACTGCTGACCGCCGACAACGCCGTGCCCGACCCGACGACAAGGCTGTTCGCCTTGCGCCGGCTGCAGGACGAGATGCTGTACGGGGCGACCTGA
- a CDS encoding PTS galactitol transporter subunit IIC, with product MDTVLAGLKGAIDTLGATILLPIVIFIIAVVLGAKVSKAFRAAVTIGVAFIGINLVLGLMFTSIGDVAKAIVTNTGIHRDIIDVGWPSAAAIAFGSSVGLWVIPVGILVNIVLLLTRMTRTLNVDVWNFWHFAFVGSLVVAATNNLAYGIAIAALVAALSLLFADWSARAVQQFYGVPGISVPHLASAQILPIAIILNWIMDRIPGINRININTETIERRFGVFGEPVVLGLIIGLVLGAIAFYNAGDLGTVLAKVLGTGMTLAAVMLLLPRMVKILMEGLLPVSDAAQEFVRKRTGDRELLVGLDSAILIGHPAAISSSLILVPIAIILSVILPGNRVILFADLAVIPFIVAMTAPLVKGNVFRMVVIGTVTLAIGFYVANALAPLFTSAAVASGFKLPADALQITSVVDGFLWVPYVIIEAIQGLGLVGIILIAVVIAALFILYRRNPLGWERAAGAEDEPAEGTA from the coding sequence ATGGATACAGTTCTCGCTGGCCTGAAGGGGGCCATCGACACGCTCGGTGCGACAATCCTGCTGCCGATCGTCATTTTCATCATAGCCGTGGTCTTGGGGGCCAAGGTCAGCAAGGCCTTCCGTGCCGCCGTCACCATCGGCGTCGCCTTCATCGGTATCAACCTTGTGCTTGGGCTGATGTTCACGTCGATCGGCGACGTCGCCAAGGCCATCGTCACCAACACCGGCATCCATCGCGACATCATCGATGTCGGCTGGCCCTCGGCGGCGGCGATCGCCTTCGGCTCGTCGGTCGGCCTGTGGGTCATTCCGGTCGGCATCCTGGTCAATATCGTGCTGTTGCTGACGCGCATGACGCGCACGCTCAATGTCGACGTCTGGAATTTCTGGCACTTCGCCTTCGTCGGCTCGCTCGTCGTCGCCGCCACCAACAATCTGGCCTACGGCATCGCGATCGCGGCCCTGGTCGCAGCGCTGTCGCTGCTGTTCGCCGACTGGTCGGCGCGCGCGGTGCAGCAATTCTATGGCGTGCCCGGCATTTCGGTGCCGCATCTCGCCTCGGCGCAGATCCTGCCGATCGCCATCATCCTGAACTGGATCATGGACCGCATTCCCGGCATCAACCGCATCAACATCAACACCGAGACCATCGAGCGCCGCTTCGGCGTGTTCGGGGAACCGGTCGTGCTCGGCCTGATCATCGGCCTCGTGCTCGGCGCCATCGCCTTCTACAATGCGGGCGATCTCGGCACGGTGCTGGCCAAAGTGCTGGGCACCGGCATGACACTGGCGGCTGTCATGCTGCTCCTGCCGCGCATGGTGAAGATCCTGATGGAAGGCCTGCTTCCGGTTTCCGACGCGGCGCAGGAGTTCGTGCGCAAGCGCACTGGCGACCGCGAGCTGCTCGTCGGCCTCGATTCGGCGATCCTGATCGGCCATCCGGCCGCGATCTCGTCGTCGCTGATCCTGGTGCCGATCGCGATCATCCTGTCGGTGATCCTGCCGGGCAACCGCGTCATCCTGTTCGCCGACCTCGCGGTCATCCCGTTCATCGTCGCCATGACCGCGCCTCTGGTCAAAGGCAATGTGTTCCGCATGGTGGTGATCGGCACGGTGACGCTGGCCATCGGCTTCTATGTCGCCAACGCGCTGGCGCCGCTGTTCACCAGTGCGGCCGTCGCATCGGGCTTCAAGCTGCCGGCGGATGCGCTGCAGATCACCTCGGTGGTCGACGGCTTCCTGTGGGTTCCCTACGTGATCATCGAGGCGATCCAGGGGCTTGGGCTGGTCGGCATCATTCTGATCGCCGTCGTCATCGCCGCGCTGTTCATCCTCTACCGCCGCAACCCGCTCGGCTGGGAACGGGCAGCGGGCGCCGAGGACGAGCCGGCCGAAGGCACCGCTTAA
- a CDS encoding WecB/TagA/CpsF family glycosyltransferase, with translation MNMHTARAAFGLDSLKTVLGISVLAIRWDDAIALLNRLIAERRFTKVSFLNAHNANIAYTDPVFAEALDDFLILPDGIGVDLAAKLLYGSPFPDNLNGTDFVPAFLQASTRPLTVGLLGATRVNAEAASVKLAALAVQHNFVVVHDGYFSAEQEPEIIGRIAALRPDMLLVAMGVPRQELWIARHIDERHCTMPVAVGALLDFLSGSVPRAPLWMRRLRLEWLFRLAVEPGRLWRRYVVGNPVFLWRVIKQRWSRGAETAGEFR, from the coding sequence ATGAACATGCACACCGCCCGCGCCGCATTCGGCCTCGACAGCCTGAAGACGGTCCTCGGCATTTCGGTGCTCGCCATCCGCTGGGACGATGCGATCGCCCTGCTGAACCGGCTGATCGCCGAGCGGCGCTTCACCAAGGTCAGTTTCCTCAACGCCCACAATGCCAATATCGCCTATACCGACCCGGTCTTCGCCGAGGCGCTCGATGATTTCCTCATCCTGCCGGACGGCATTGGCGTCGATCTCGCCGCCAAGCTTCTCTATGGCTCGCCGTTTCCGGACAATCTCAACGGCACCGATTTCGTGCCAGCCTTCCTGCAGGCCTCGACGCGGCCGCTGACCGTCGGGCTGCTCGGCGCGACGCGTGTCAATGCCGAGGCGGCGTCGGTCAAGCTGGCCGCCCTTGCCGTGCAGCACAATTTCGTGGTCGTTCATGACGGCTATTTCTCCGCTGAGCAGGAACCGGAGATCATCGGCCGGATCGCGGCGCTGCGGCCCGACATGCTGTTGGTCGCCATGGGCGTGCCAAGACAGGAACTGTGGATAGCGCGTCATATCGACGAGCGCCATTGCACCATGCCGGTCGCTGTCGGTGCGCTGCTCGATTTCCTCAGCGGCTCGGTGCCGCGCGCGCCGCTGTGGATGCGCCGCCTGCGCCTGGAATGGCTGTTCCGGCTGGCGGTCGAGCCGGGCCGCCTCTGGCGCCGCTATGTGGTCGGCAATCCGGTGTTCTTGTGGCGGGTCATCAAGCAGAGATGGTCGCGCGGAGCCGAGACGGCGGGAGAATTCCGTTGA